The Methanothermobacter sp. DNA window GCATAAAATCTAATCGTGTTATAGTTGATATGGGGGCTGTTAAATTCCTTACAAATGGTGCTGATGTGATGAGTCCGGGTATAGTCGACGCAGACCCCAAAATAAAAAAAGGAGACCTAGTAATAGTAGTAGATGAAAAATACAAAAAGCCTATAACAATAGGAGTGAGTCTAATAGACGGTCCTTCCATGATAAAAAGCAGAAAAGGAAAAGCAATAAAAAACATACATTACATCGGAGATAAAATATGGAACCTAGAAATATAAAACTAAATTATGACTCAGGTAACATAATATCACCCCACATCCACAAGATAGGAATACTGGCCCTAGGATCCCACCTTGAAAACCATGGCCCAGCACTTCCCATAGATACAGACGCCAAAATCGCCTCCTACCTCGCCCTTGAAGCAAGTAATAGGACAGGAGCAAAATTCCTAGGCATAATATATGCAGCGACAGAACACCCATATATAAAACATGGAATACACATAAAACCCACAGAACTCATTGAAAAACACTTAAAACCAATCCTAGAATGTGCAAAAAAATCCCTAAAAATCCAAAAGGTCCTTATAGTAAATGGACACGGAGGCAACACAAAAATAAAAAAATATCTACCCACTATTTCAGAAGAAACTGGAATAAAGATAAAATTGAATAACAAGATAGTTGAAATAGAAGGCCCACATGCCGGATCCGGTGAACTTTCAATAGGCCTAATCCTAGGAATAACAGACCCCAAAAGGCTCCGAGAATGCGAAAACATTGAAGAATATCCTGAAATAGGGATGATAGGCTTAAAAGAAGCCCGTGAACAAGACAAAAAAATAGATGAAGGTGCAAAACAAATAGAAAATGAGGGTATTAATGCGGATCCAATACTTGGAAAATCCCTCATAGAAAAAGCCCTAAAAGATATCATAAAAGACATAAAATTATTACTAGATGAGTAACCCTCCATAAAATAGGTGCACCACCAATGAGATTAACCCAAAATGCCTTGAAAGTCCTCAAGGAAAGATACCTCCTCAAAGACGAGAAAGGGAAAATATTAGAAACCCCTGAGGGAATGTTCAGGAGAGTTGCCCTTGCAGTTGCACAAGCAGAAGAAAAATATGGTGGCGACACTGAAACTACCGCAAAAAAATTCTATGAGATAATGAGCAAACTAGAATTCTTACCAAATTCACCAACCCTAATGAACGCTGGCACACCAATAAACCAATTATCAGCATGCTTCGTCATACCAATAGAAGACTCAATGGACAGCATATTCGACGCACTTAAATACATGGCACTCATCCACAAATCAGGTGGAGGAGTCGGCTTCTCATTCTCCCACCTCAGACCGAAAGGGGACATCGTAGGCTCAACCATGGGCGTCGCCTCCGGCCCAGTATCTTTCATGAGAATATTCGATGTCGCAACAGAAGTTATAAAACAAGGTGGCAGGAGAAGAGGGGCCAACATGGGCATATTAGATGTTAACCACCCAGACATCATCGAATTTATAGAAGCAAAAAAAGAAGAAGGTGCATTCAGCAACTTCAACCTCTCAGTGATGGTTACCGATAATTTCATGGACGGAATAGAATCAAATATTGAATATGAACTCATAAATCCACGTACGGGAGAAGTCACTGCTTCAGTGCCGGCCAGAGAAATATTCAATCGAATGGTTAAAATGGCGTGGAAAAGAGGCGACCCAGGAATACTATTCAAGGACACAATAAACAAGGCAAACCCCACCCCAGCCCTAGGTAGCATAGAAGCCACAAACCCTTGTGTCGGCCCAGAAACATGGGTGATGACATCCAAAGGCCCCAGGCAGGTCAAAGAATTAACAGAAAAAGCTTGTAAGATAATATTAAACGGCAGAGAATGGAAATCATATACGGGATTCTTCCCCACCGGTACAAAAAGATTATATAGACTAGAAACGGTTGAAGGCTTCCACCTACGCCTCACAGCAGATCACAAGATTCTCAGATTGTCCTCCGATGGCGAACCTGAATGGAAAAAATTATCAGAACTAAAAATAGGGGATAAAATAATCCTAAATGAGCACAAAGGCCTACGATGGGATGGCAAATTCACTGAGGATGATGGTTACCTTACAGGCCTTGCAATCAATGAAGAGAATCTGAAAATCACAGATGAGATGGAGAAAGCCTCATCAAGATTCTACACAGGATTATTCAAAGGCCTTCTCGACTCTAATCCAAATAAAATATTATTTGAGGGAGATCTTGGAATCGCGAAAACACTGCAAAGGATGCTCCTAAGATCAGGAATATATACAAAGATCCGAGAATATTCATCACAATACAGACTAGAAATGGTTAAACCTCCAGGATCTTTTGCAACGGTTAAAGATATAATACCAGATACTATAGAGACAGTCTATGACATCCAAGTCCCTGGTGTAAATGCCTTTGATGCCAACGGATTCTATGTCCACAATTGTGGGGAACAACCACTACTACCATATGAATCATGTAACCTTGGATCAATAAACCTCAAACTCATGGCAGAAAATGGTAAAATAAACTGGGAAAAATTATCAAGAACAGTTAAAATAGCGGTTCATTTCCTTGATAATGTAATCGATGTTAACAATTACCCCATAAAAAAAATCGAAGAAACTACAAAAAAGACACGTAAGATAGGGCTTGGTGTTATGGGGTTCGCCGACATGCTAATAAAATTAGGAATACCTTACAATTCCAAATCCGCTCTCCGAGTAGCGGATAAAATCATGTCACATATAAAAGTTGAAGCCCAGAAAGCTTCAATGGAACTGGCACTTGAAAGGGGCTCATTCCCAGCATTCAAGGACAGCAAATGGTACCAGGAAGGTTTCGATTATATGAGGAACGCCACACTCACAACCATAGCCCCAACAGGTTCACTCAGCATAATAGCCGGTGTTACAAGCAGCATAGAACCTATATTTGCTGTATCATTCATAAGGGAGATCATCGACAGAAAACTCATAGATGTAAACCCACTCTTCGAAGTTGAGGCGAAGAAAAGAGGATTCTATGATAAAAAACTCATGGAAAGAATCGCTAGGGAAGGGTCCATTAGGAGGATTAAGGATATCCCAGCTGATATAAAACGCCTTTTTGTAACAGCCCATGAAATAGATCCAATCTTCCATGTGAAAATCCAGGCAACATTCCAGAAACACGTGGACAATGCCGTTTCAAAAACAGTGAACCTCCCACCAAATGCAAAACCAAAAGATGTGGAAAATATCTTCAAAGCAGCCTACAAACTTGGATGCAAAGGTATAACAGTCTATCGTTATGGGAGTAAAAAAAGAGAGGTTTTAAAGTTCCCAGAATCCATTGAATATGCTGGTACATGCCGTGATATGACCTGTCCAAATTAGATTACCATATAAACTATAAACTCTTCATTCTCATAAATCTTTTTTAAATAATCATAATCCAAATCACTTAAATTAACCATATTAGGATTATAGTATAACAGATTCTCAAAAGATACAAACGGGAGATTATCATACATTTTCAACCTTTTATCATATACAAGATATGCTATATTCTCCTTGCGAAGTTCATCATCCCCTGGGATACCCTGAAAATGTTCTAATAAAGGATTAACAGGTTGCCTTGAATAAGCCATTATAAAAACTCCAGTATAATAATTTGAAAAAGATGCAACTTTGTGCTTGTCAGCCTCTTTTTTAAACCATTCAGCAAGCTCTACCTCCCCCTCTGTGGGCGGTGCAATAGAAACCCTACCATAAGCTGTTAAAACACCAAAATCGGCAATCTTCGAACTTGAAAAATTCACAACAGCTTGGAATAATGAAAATGAAAAAATTAAAATTAAAAAAACACTAGCAACACTTCTATTCACTTCTCTAAAGGCTCTGAAAGCAGATTCCAAACCAGAACCTGCCAATATAGATAAGGGCAACAAAATATAAATAAGAACCCTATATGAGATGACATTAATCCCAAAATAATAAGCTTTCGAAAGTATAAACATCGAAAGGATCCATGATATGATAAAAAGATCCCTCAAACCAAAACCCTTATAAGCCCGAGCCAATCCTATGATAGCAAAGCCACAAACAAGATAACCCAAAGCTTTTGGATAATTCAAGATACTAGTCCTCACAGAAAATGGTAGAGCTGTTTCAACCCCCCCAGAGACTCCAAGGCTTTTAAGATACAATGAAGGCAGCCACCAAAAACTTGCGATAATAAAACCAGACAAAATGAAAATCCCATAATTAGATATCACAATCTTAAGATTAATGTTCTTCTTCAAAGCAGCCACTACTAAAATAAATGTTATGAATGTAACTGAAACGAAGAGGCAAAGGGTGGCTGCTGAATGTATAAGTGCAATAATACCCATTAAAGCCCCTGAAGCACATGCAAATTTTAGTCTGAGAGTTTTAATGGACTTATAATAAAAATAGATGCTAACTGGTAAAAATATCAATGCCATGTTCTCGGGTAATGGTAAAATTATCCTCGTAGCTATAACAGCCGAGATTAAAAGAATCCCGGCAAAAATCCCTGCAAGACTATCATAAAAGCGTGCGCCTACAATAGTAACTGATAAAACTATGAAAGCCGCGAAGAATGGTTGCATGAACCTTGAGATCTCGAATGGGCTCAAACC harbors:
- the arfB gene encoding 2-amino-5-formylamino-6-ribosylaminopyrimidin-4(3H)-one 5'-monophosphate deformylase, encoding MEPRNIKLNYDSGNIISPHIHKIGILALGSHLENHGPALPIDTDAKIASYLALEASNRTGAKFLGIIYAATEHPYIKHGIHIKPTELIEKHLKPILECAKKSLKIQKVLIVNGHGGNTKIKKYLPTISEETGIKIKLNNKIVEIEGPHAGSGELSIGLILGITDPKRLRECENIEEYPEIGMIGLKEAREQDKKIDEGAKQIENEGINADPILGKSLIEKALKDIIKDIKLLLDE
- a CDS encoding RNA-binding protein, translated to MKVKRRYHLKKKEAKKIKEGLADYSDLIPEKAIIEFLEAEPYPLILIDGEPLIMLVNNKPFPTLKGALKTSIKSNRVIVDMGAVKFLTNGADVMSPGIVDADPKIKKGDLVIVVDEKYKKPITIGVSLIDGPSMIKSRKGKAIKNIHYIGDKIWNLEI
- a CDS encoding ribonucleotide reductase N-terminal alpha domain-containing protein, coding for MRLTQNALKVLKERYLLKDEKGKILETPEGMFRRVALAVAQAEEKYGGDTETTAKKFYEIMSKLEFLPNSPTLMNAGTPINQLSACFVIPIEDSMDSIFDALKYMALIHKSGGGVGFSFSHLRPKGDIVGSTMGVASGPVSFMRIFDVATEVIKQGGRRRGANMGILDVNHPDIIEFIEAKKEEGAFSNFNLSVMVTDNFMDGIESNIEYELINPRTGEVTASVPAREIFNRMVKMAWKRGDPGILFKDTINKANPTPALGSIEATNPCVGPETWVMTSKGPRQVKELTEKACKIILNGREWKSYTGFFPTGTKRLYRLETVEGFHLRLTADHKILRLSSDGEPEWKKLSELKIGDKIILNEHKGLRWDGKFTEDDGYLTGLAINEENLKITDEMEKASSRFYTGLFKGLLDSNPNKILFEGDLGIAKTLQRMLLRSGIYTKIREYSSQYRLEMVKPPGSFATVKDIIPDTIETVYDIQVPGVNAFDANGFYVHNCGEQPLLPYESCNLGSINLKLMAENGKINWEKLSRTVKIAVHFLDNVIDVNNYPIKKIEETTKKTRKIGLGVMGFADMLIKLGIPYNSKSALRVADKIMSHIKVEAQKASMELALERGSFPAFKDSKWYQEGFDYMRNATLTTIAPTGSLSIIAGVTSSIEPIFAVSFIREIIDRKLIDVNPLFEVEAKKRGFYDKKLMERIAREGSIRRIKDIPADIKRLFVTAHEIDPIFHVKIQATFQKHVDNAVSKTVNLPPNAKPKDVENIFKAAYKLGCKGITVYRYGSKKREVLKFPESIEYAGTCRDMTCPN